The Halalkalibacter krulwichiae genome has a segment encoding these proteins:
- a CDS encoding recombinase family protein produces MIIGYARVSTVDQNLDRQIILLSEYGCEKMVQEKFTGTTKDRDGLNSLLDVIRKGDTVVVESISRLGRKTLDILSIIQQFEDTGVKFVSIKENMDTRTSTGKAMFQMMCVIAELERNLIVERVKEGLEASKRRGKKLGRPKVDQGKIEIALRMYDSKEYSVKEIVEGTGLSQGSLYRAINKRKLVEAN; encoded by the coding sequence ATGATAATCGGTTATGCTCGAGTTTCGACAGTTGACCAAAATTTAGACCGACAAATTATATTACTTTCTGAGTACGGCTGTGAAAAAATGGTTCAAGAGAAATTTACTGGGACTACAAAGGATAGAGATGGACTTAACTCATTGCTAGATGTAATAAGGAAAGGTGATACCGTTGTAGTAGAAAGTATTTCACGCTTAGGGAGAAAAACACTTGATATTCTTTCTATTATTCAGCAATTCGAGGATACTGGTGTAAAGTTCGTTTCTATTAAGGAGAACATGGATACAAGAACATCAACGGGAAAAGCCATGTTTCAAATGATGTGTGTCATCGCAGAGTTAGAAAGAAATTTAATTGTAGAAAGAGTTAAAGAAGGGTTAGAAGCGAGTAAAAGAAGAGGAAAAAAACTAGGAAGGCCTAAAGTGGATCAAGGGAAAATTGAAATAGCCTTGAGGATGTATGACAGTAAAGAATACTCGGTAAAAGAAATTGTAGAAGGTACAGGACTTTCACAGGGATCATTATATCGAGCGATTAATAAAAGAAAACTAGTAGAAGCAAATTAA